A window from Nocardioides mesophilus encodes these proteins:
- a CDS encoding MMPL family transporter → MSRFLYRLGGAAAGHPWRTVCAWVLLTLGVLAASTTFGGTPQDDYDVPGARAQVGIEMLREHDPALAGTSAQVLVHADRGTVRPDVLATLRTGLTALDHVAAVPAPRLSGDGDTALFTVLYDVPVTDPDLMGDMSPLERAASPAEQAGYRVELGGDLPSHAAAPMDGRGELIGVVVALALLVLVFGSVVAAGLPVVIALTGLAVGSAGIGLLAAVMDVSTAAPTVASMVGLGVGIDYALLLITRHVEFLGAGHPVRESAARATATAGRSVVFASATVLVSLLGLRLAGLPVYSSFGFATAIGVLSVMAAAITLVPALAGLAGTRLLPKRVRRGRPAPTTEPLTARWAARVGARPLPWALAAVLVLLSLAAPALAMRTWPQDASSQSRDLTTRQAYDLVSEEFGPGANAPMTVVADLSRVGRDEVDRVAAALATYPGVSTVGPVTTSPDGALAVLVLEPDFGPTDARVDGLVASLRDDVLPAGAELTGGTPFFSDIADMLAGRIWLVIGFVVGVSVLLLAMMFRSVVVPVKAAVMNLLSIGAAYGVLTAAFQWGWATGLLGLDHAMPVSSWVPILMFAILFGLSMDYEVFLLSRIREDYLATGDARGSVVRGLSSTGRVISAAAAIMVAVFLGFATETDVVVKMLGFGMAVAIVLDATVVRMVLVPATMAMLGRLNWWLPGWLDRLLPTLHAELPGHPGPALVPAAPQDPDEERMPVGV, encoded by the coding sequence ATGTCCCGCTTCCTGTACCGGCTCGGTGGCGCCGCCGCCGGCCACCCCTGGCGCACCGTCTGCGCCTGGGTCCTGCTCACCCTCGGGGTGCTCGCCGCCTCGACGACGTTCGGCGGCACGCCGCAGGACGACTACGACGTGCCGGGCGCCCGCGCCCAGGTCGGCATCGAGATGCTGCGCGAGCACGACCCCGCGCTCGCCGGGACCAGCGCGCAGGTGCTCGTGCACGCCGATCGCGGCACCGTCCGCCCCGACGTGCTCGCCACCCTGCGCACCGGTCTGACCGCCCTCGACCACGTCGCCGCGGTGCCGGCCCCCCGGCTCTCCGGCGACGGCGACACCGCCCTGTTCACCGTGCTGTACGACGTCCCGGTCACCGACCCGGACCTGATGGGCGACATGTCGCCGCTGGAGCGGGCCGCCTCCCCGGCCGAGCAGGCCGGCTACCGCGTGGAGCTCGGAGGCGACCTGCCCAGCCACGCCGCCGCGCCGATGGACGGCCGCGGCGAGCTGATCGGGGTCGTGGTGGCGCTCGCGCTGCTCGTCCTGGTCTTCGGTTCGGTGGTCGCGGCCGGGCTGCCGGTGGTGATCGCGCTGACCGGACTCGCGGTCGGCTCCGCGGGCATCGGGCTGCTCGCCGCCGTGATGGACGTGAGCACCGCCGCCCCGACGGTCGCCTCGATGGTGGGCCTCGGCGTCGGGATCGACTACGCCCTGCTGCTGATCACCCGGCACGTGGAGTTCCTCGGCGCCGGGCACCCGGTGCGGGAGTCCGCGGCGCGGGCCACCGCCACCGCCGGCCGGTCGGTGGTCTTCGCCTCCGCCACCGTGCTGGTCTCGCTGCTCGGGCTGCGGCTGGCGGGTCTGCCGGTCTACTCCTCCTTCGGCTTCGCCACCGCCATCGGCGTGCTCTCGGTGATGGCCGCGGCGATCACGCTGGTGCCCGCGCTCGCCGGCCTGGCCGGCACCCGGCTGCTCCCGAAGCGGGTCCGCCGCGGCCGGCCGGCCCCGACGACCGAGCCGCTGACCGCCCGCTGGGCGGCGCGGGTCGGCGCCCGGCCGCTGCCCTGGGCGCTGGCGGCCGTGCTGGTGCTGCTCTCCCTGGCGGCGCCGGCGCTGGCGATGCGCACCTGGCCGCAGGACGCCAGCAGCCAGTCCCGCGACCTCACCACCCGGCAGGCCTACGACCTCGTGAGCGAGGAGTTCGGGCCCGGCGCCAACGCCCCGATGACCGTGGTCGCCGACCTCTCGCGGGTCGGCCGGGACGAGGTCGACCGGGTCGCGGCCGCGCTCGCGACGTACCCCGGGGTGAGCACCGTCGGGCCGGTCACCACCTCGCCGGACGGAGCGCTCGCGGTGCTGGTCCTCGAGCCCGACTTCGGGCCCACCGACGCACGGGTGGACGGCCTGGTCGCCTCGCTGCGCGACGACGTGCTGCCCGCCGGAGCGGAGCTGACCGGCGGCACGCCGTTCTTCTCCGACATCGCCGACATGCTGGCCGGCCGGATCTGGCTGGTGATCGGCTTCGTGGTCGGCGTCTCGGTGCTGCTGCTGGCGATGATGTTCCGCTCGGTCGTGGTGCCGGTGAAGGCGGCGGTGATGAACCTGCTGTCGATCGGCGCGGCGTACGGCGTGCTCACCGCCGCGTTCCAGTGGGGCTGGGCCACCGGGCTGCTCGGGCTCGACCACGCGATGCCGGTGTCGAGCTGGGTGCCGATCCTGATGTTCGCGATCCTGTTCGGGCTGTCGATGGACTACGAGGTCTTCCTGCTGTCGCGGATCCGGGAGGACTACCTGGCCACCGGCGACGCTCGGGGCAGCGTGGTCCGCGGTCTCTCCTCGACCGGCCGGGTGATCTCCGCGGCCGCCGCGATCATGGTGGCGGTGTTCCTCGGCTTCGCCACCGAGACCGACGTCGTGGTCAAGATGCTCGGCTTCGGGATGGCCGTCGCGATCGTGCTGGACGCGACCGTGGTCCGGATGGTGCTGGTGCCGGCGACGATGGCGATGCTGGGCCGGCTGAACTGGTGGCTGCCCGGTTGGCTGGACCGGCTGCTGCCGACGCTGCACGCCGAGCTCCCCGGGCACCCCGGGCCGGCCCTGGTCCCGGCGGCTCCCCAGGACCCGGACGAGGAGCGGATGCCGGTCGGCGTCTAG